Proteins from a genomic interval of Quercus robur chromosome 9, dhQueRobu3.1, whole genome shotgun sequence:
- the LOC126698357 gene encoding uncharacterized protein LOC126698357, with product MESQGTEVMRKRMKPAMEEKEEDGVVLEIEEKEEFQTNIAGSEEMELNIAQILEKIERFTQLVSELLESGKTSFKELSNEFEERMIMIHKEQIEKWQEEIKDLRLLDSSNEEANALLQNARYLLQSAHIDS from the exons ATGGAAAGTCAAGGGACTGAAGTTATGAGGAAACGCATGAAACCAGCT atggaagagaaggaagaagatggAGTAGTCTTAGAgattgaagaaaaggaagaatttCAGACCAACATTGCTGGATCTGAGGAGATGGAACTTAATATTGCTCAGATTCTAGAAAAGATTGAACGCTTCACTCAGCTG GTGTCTGAGCTGCTGGAGTCAGGGAAGACTAGCTTTAAGGAACTGAGTAACGAATTTGAGGAGCGTATGATTAT GATACATAAGGAACAAATTGAGAAATGGCAAGAAGAGATCAAAGACCTGCGGTTGCTTGATTCCTCAAATGAGGAGGCCAATGCTCTTCTGCAAAATGCTCGATACTTACTACAGAGTGCTCACATTGATTCTTGA